A single window of Ralstonia sp. RRA DNA harbors:
- a CDS encoding N-6 DNA methylase has product MSRAAQRRHLETADEHQKALVDLIKAFGYRHRASDVFSDFVEMSALSLSNAVDLAQRDGREARYMEIVKKYTKEEVDQFPKMLGHLVLTYERRMTDVLPGSPAPVRVAGGFGDVLGHTYMLLELGNDRAGQFFTPYSVSSMMAAMQVNDHDPDVAEHGFITVMEPTCGAGGMVIAMAEAMHQAGHNYQTAMHATCIDIDPRCVHMTYVQLALLHIPAVVILGNSLMLEEREVWYTPAHVLGGWNRKLAARERSQETSPPVDSERNFVPAEMGTVLSILEAIEPPQAPAIIEAVPQQHAEIARQREQLSLF; this is encoded by the coding sequence ATGAGCAGGGCAGCACAACGCCGGCACCTGGAGACCGCCGACGAACACCAAAAGGCCTTGGTCGATTTGATCAAGGCCTTCGGGTACCGTCACCGCGCAAGCGATGTGTTCTCCGACTTCGTTGAGATGTCCGCACTGAGCCTCAGCAATGCGGTCGATCTCGCTCAGCGAGACGGCCGAGAGGCTCGGTACATGGAGATCGTCAAGAAGTACACCAAAGAAGAAGTGGACCAGTTCCCGAAGATGCTTGGCCACCTCGTGCTCACTTACGAGCGCCGGATGACTGATGTCCTTCCCGGGTCGCCGGCGCCGGTCAGAGTCGCCGGTGGCTTTGGCGATGTGCTTGGTCACACCTACATGCTGCTTGAGCTGGGCAACGATAGGGCGGGGCAGTTTTTCACGCCCTATTCGGTATCCAGCATGATGGCTGCGATGCAGGTCAATGACCATGATCCGGACGTCGCGGAACATGGCTTCATCACCGTGATGGAGCCAACCTGCGGCGCTGGTGGCATGGTGATCGCAATGGCGGAGGCTATGCATCAGGCGGGCCACAACTACCAGACGGCCATGCATGCAACGTGCATCGATATCGATCCACGGTGCGTACACATGACGTATGTGCAGCTGGCCTTGCTCCATATCCCTGCGGTTGTCATCCTTGGCAACTCATTGATGCTTGAGGAGCGCGAGGTTTGGTACACACCAGCGCACGTGCTTGGCGGGTGGAACCGGAAACTGGCTGCGCGTGAGCGTAGCCAGGAAACCTCCCCGCCCGTTGATTCCGAACGCAATTTCGTGCCCGCAGAAATGGGTACGGTCCTGTCGATTCTGGAGGCGATTGAACCGCCGCAAGCGCCGGCCATCATTGAAGCGGTGCCGCAACAGCACGCTGAAATTGCCCGGCAACGTGAGCAATTGTCGTTGTTCTAG
- a CDS encoding PRTRC system protein F has protein sequence MLFDSCQGLSGFSESLTGGAACRFDSPAGHRAADGFLTLPAISQCVPAIARLRHTDEGDLTGLIRAHFEAGPLSPRDARSSGNAGDMFAEAMFAWLRRRTPTCKRLLFGFALLDQAAARDQVDQFGWETDLSAPLYLAIELPHEQIFEIGARMHPLQRAHPGLLCSVMALINEASCNSLFLRTPSYFLEMFARWWWDWDEGVSDENARESLADRLGADSEDIERYLPSNVRPVLAPEEMFPERGKRKGRKGPRRSVLKRSEVLELARSSSRWIQRVCRAMLQLEDALQRAKGSKLFEHSQWAEPAYSAASIAVFSEEWIGELLDDHFECISNSGEATMYQVLIPLASDPQQVPKQYEDLSRMFEIVKALDQLLTIISR, from the coding sequence GTGTTGTTCGATTCTTGCCAAGGTTTATCAGGCTTCAGTGAAAGCCTCACCGGCGGGGCGGCATGTCGATTCGATTCCCCTGCCGGACATAGAGCTGCCGATGGTTTTCTAACACTCCCGGCCATTTCACAATGCGTTCCAGCGATTGCACGCCTTCGGCATACCGACGAGGGAGACCTTACCGGTCTGATACGGGCGCATTTCGAGGCTGGTCCGCTCTCGCCGCGCGACGCTCGCTCCAGCGGCAATGCTGGTGACATGTTCGCAGAGGCGATGTTCGCGTGGCTGCGGCGACGCACACCGACGTGCAAGCGGCTTCTGTTTGGGTTCGCTTTGCTCGACCAGGCGGCAGCACGCGATCAGGTCGATCAGTTTGGATGGGAGACGGACCTCTCGGCGCCGTTGTACTTGGCGATCGAGTTGCCTCATGAGCAGATCTTCGAGATTGGCGCACGGATGCACCCACTGCAGCGCGCCCACCCCGGGCTCTTGTGCTCTGTGATGGCGCTGATCAACGAAGCGTCCTGCAACTCGCTCTTCTTGCGCACACCGAGTTACTTCCTGGAGATGTTCGCCAGGTGGTGGTGGGATTGGGATGAGGGTGTGTCCGACGAGAACGCGAGGGAGAGTCTTGCTGATCGCCTTGGGGCTGACAGTGAGGACATCGAGCGCTACCTGCCTTCCAATGTTCGTCCGGTCCTGGCGCCGGAAGAAATGTTCCCCGAGCGCGGCAAGCGCAAGGGCCGGAAAGGCCCTCGGCGGTCCGTTCTCAAGAGGTCGGAGGTGCTGGAGCTGGCGCGTTCGTCAAGTCGCTGGATTCAGCGGGTATGCCGCGCGATGCTGCAGCTGGAAGATGCACTGCAGCGCGCCAAGGGCTCGAAGCTCTTCGAACATTCGCAATGGGCCGAACCTGCATATTCGGCCGCTTCCATTGCGGTGTTTTCCGAAGAGTGGATCGGCGAACTGCTGGATGACCATTTCGAATGCATTAGCAATAGCGGAGAGGCGACGATGTACCAGGTGCTGATTCCGCTGGCGAGCGACCCGCAACAGGTGCCCAAGCAGTATGAGGACCTGTCGCGCATGTTCGAGATCGTAAAGGCTCTCGACCAATTACTGACCATCATTTCACGATAG
- a CDS encoding PRTRC system protein C encodes MAITINTVKREFSYNGMTLADPGTQFTPDQVRDMYTAQYPELTTAAVEGPEYKGENAVYKFVRAAGAKGNHA; translated from the coding sequence ATGGCTATCACCATCAACACGGTCAAGCGCGAGTTTTCCTACAACGGCATGACGCTTGCCGATCCGGGAACGCAGTTCACTCCGGACCAAGTGCGCGACATGTACACCGCCCAGTATCCCGAACTCACCACGGCAGCCGTGGAGGGTCCGGAGTACAAGGGGGAAAACGCTGTGTACAAGTTCGTGCGTGCCGCGGGCGCAAAGGGCAACCATGCGTAA
- a CDS encoding PRTRC system protein A, with protein MHPMDMTLQASFPTIMVPKFGSLTPLSGSGERLLVGTNGVFLEVVRPWLRVVRKIASYEVETAVPYGTVNEETELPCGQLPAELVGQFGEMARASMPNETGAWIVWNGVSCEFRLVPVAILDHGSGHLRYDRPVLQENEHLVMDCHSHGTFEAFFSGTDNQDDRHDVKFAFVLGNCASIRPSMALRLCVKGIFERVHDIPAAWRQKFGIREVV; from the coding sequence ATGCATCCGATGGACATGACGCTGCAAGCGTCTTTCCCGACGATCATGGTGCCGAAATTCGGTAGCCTGACACCATTGTCTGGTAGTGGTGAACGCCTGCTGGTGGGAACCAACGGCGTGTTCCTCGAAGTGGTTCGCCCGTGGCTGCGGGTAGTTCGCAAGATCGCAAGCTACGAAGTCGAAACTGCCGTCCCCTACGGGACTGTCAATGAGGAGACCGAGTTGCCATGCGGTCAACTTCCAGCTGAACTGGTTGGCCAGTTTGGCGAGATGGCGCGTGCGTCGATGCCGAACGAAACCGGTGCTTGGATCGTCTGGAATGGCGTCTCGTGCGAGTTCCGGCTCGTCCCTGTCGCAATCTTGGATCACGGCTCCGGACATCTGCGTTACGACCGGCCGGTGCTGCAGGAAAACGAGCACTTGGTCATGGACTGCCATTCCCATGGCACGTTTGAAGCCTTCTTCTCGGGAACCGACAATCAGGACGACAGGCACGACGTGAAATTTGCGTTCGTGCTGGGCAACTGCGCAAGCATTCGCCCGTCCATGGCGTTAAGGTTGTGCGTCAAGGGCATCTTCGAACGTGTCCACGACATACCGGCCGCCTGGAGGCAGAAGTTCGGCATTCGGGAGGTTGTGTGA
- a CDS encoding PRTRC system protein E — translation MFQELVPLVKASDKVVITLSMQGDEMTVVVAPTVSKPDDAALVAPIALTATPAELDAEFANAIGGVTQARQGLAEQVESTKAVIQAATAAQSNKATKALATSNRANPKLPAPKSKGMDDDDDDGVVDVEVTETTSGSTSSSAKDAQGDKKSSGTSLADLLG, via the coding sequence ATGTTTCAAGAACTGGTGCCGCTCGTGAAGGCGAGCGACAAGGTTGTTATCACCCTTTCAATGCAGGGTGACGAGATGACCGTGGTCGTCGCGCCGACCGTCAGCAAGCCGGACGACGCAGCCCTGGTTGCGCCGATTGCTCTGACGGCCACGCCGGCGGAGTTGGATGCTGAGTTTGCCAATGCGATCGGTGGTGTGACGCAGGCCCGCCAGGGTCTCGCCGAACAGGTCGAGTCCACGAAGGCGGTGATTCAAGCGGCTACCGCTGCTCAGTCGAACAAGGCGACCAAGGCCCTCGCGACATCCAATCGCGCCAATCCGAAGTTGCCGGCGCCCAAGTCGAAAGGCATGGACGACGACGATGACGATGGTGTGGTCGATGTTGAGGTCACTGAAACGACGTCCGGTAGCACGAGTTCGTCAGCTAAAGATGCGCAAGGCGACAAAAAATCGTCTGGCACCTCCCTCGCTGATCTGCTCGGTTAA
- a CDS encoding DUF1173 family protein, with amino-acid sequence MIKIRIGPSDFDLAEVLENPGRYTTQLERAKRIQGFAECGCTEHAPRPKLVIRRLRSAFILARWPDANYKHRQGCPFQERKGHATATARTKGPFQTRNGKHLIQLDLSLEVTQPGTGQPGPRSPQASSAPRAHRRSAPLLAFLEYAWEAAGLHAWADQGYRGWNACWSMLSAEFADAKINGRPAADVLHIMRRWDPEHKAEILAEFDAFVARLTTAGTTTHRGLIIGEVGEFKPSAHGGMLVLRQSHQRYFMSNALFQKVSRSYATALAGLGRKDLRSVAVLAVEKTANGYLHVADMAAMLTNSSFLPCDSSHEAVMADHLIRLQRRFEKPLRHVGAAAVHPDFELKDVDQRTVIEVLGMTGNREYDRRMQEKREYYATNGIRLVEWNPNKHPVADTRLPPTHRDR; translated from the coding sequence ATGATCAAGATCCGGATCGGCCCGTCCGACTTCGACCTTGCTGAGGTGCTGGAGAACCCGGGCCGCTACACAACCCAGCTCGAGCGCGCCAAGCGAATTCAAGGGTTCGCCGAGTGCGGCTGCACAGAGCATGCCCCTCGGCCGAAGCTCGTCATCCGGCGCCTCCGGTCGGCGTTCATCCTGGCGCGCTGGCCAGATGCCAACTACAAGCATCGTCAGGGGTGCCCGTTTCAGGAACGCAAAGGCCACGCCACGGCGACGGCAAGAACCAAGGGCCCATTCCAAACCCGGAACGGCAAGCACCTCATTCAGCTTGATCTGTCCTTGGAGGTTACACAGCCCGGCACCGGCCAGCCTGGCCCGCGATCACCCCAGGCCTCCAGTGCGCCGCGAGCGCATCGCCGATCGGCACCTCTCCTCGCATTTCTCGAATACGCCTGGGAGGCGGCTGGATTGCACGCGTGGGCCGATCAGGGATACCGCGGTTGGAATGCATGCTGGTCCATGCTCAGTGCCGAGTTCGCCGACGCGAAAATCAACGGCCGCCCGGCAGCCGATGTGCTGCACATCATGCGCAGGTGGGACCCGGAACATAAGGCCGAGATCCTTGCCGAGTTCGATGCATTCGTCGCGCGGCTGACCACTGCTGGCACCACGACGCACCGGGGGCTGATCATCGGCGAGGTCGGCGAGTTCAAACCGAGCGCTCACGGCGGCATGCTGGTGCTGCGCCAAAGCCACCAGCGGTATTTCATGTCCAATGCGCTGTTTCAGAAGGTCTCACGCTCCTACGCGACTGCGCTGGCCGGTCTCGGCCGCAAGGATTTGCGGAGCGTGGCGGTCCTGGCCGTCGAGAAGACCGCCAATGGCTACTTGCACGTCGCCGACATGGCAGCCATGTTGACCAACTCGTCCTTCCTGCCATGCGACTCGTCGCACGAGGCAGTCATGGCCGACCACCTGATTCGCCTGCAGCGCAGGTTCGAGAAGCCACTGCGCCATGTGGGCGCCGCCGCAGTCCACCCGGACTTCGAGTTAAAGGATGTCGACCAGCGCACCGTTATCGAAGTGCTCGGCATGACCGGCAACCGCGAGTACGACCGGCGGATGCAGGAAAAGCGCGAGTACTACGCGACCAACGGTATCCGGTTGGTCGAATGGAACCCGAACAAACACCCCGTAGCGGACACCCGCCTCCCGCCGACACATCGAGACCGGTGA
- a CDS encoding DNA/RNA non-specific endonuclease → MLKKTLLFVALSAFLQVAGASPDHCGASVADGAQPKVLSSKHAGASHLLCYRAYAVLVSSATRTPLWSAEHLTAQAVNQARELPRESDFFEETSLPATARATLQDYHGSSHVQIDRGHRQYPAKSILI, encoded by the coding sequence GTGCTCAAAAAAACCCTGCTCTTCGTTGCCCTCTCTGCATTCCTCCAGGTCGCCGGCGCCTCTCCCGATCACTGCGGCGCATCGGTCGCGGACGGCGCGCAACCGAAGGTGCTGTCCAGCAAGCACGCTGGCGCCAGCCACCTGCTCTGCTACCGCGCCTACGCGGTGCTCGTGTCCTCGGCGACCCGGACACCGCTGTGGTCAGCCGAACACCTGACCGCGCAGGCGGTGAACCAGGCGCGTGAGCTGCCGCGCGAAAGCGATTTCTTCGAAGAGACGTCTTTGCCGGCAACCGCCCGCGCCACCCTGCAGGACTACCACGGTAGCTCGCACGTCCAGATTGACCGTGGCCACCGTCAATACCCGGCGAAAAGCATACTCATCTAG
- a CDS encoding PRTRC system ParB family protein — protein MQENQQSVTVKLGQIRPGKNPRKYFDPAKMAEITESIREDGVIQPVLVRPLEDGTYELVAGERRYRGAKAACGDDYDMPVVIREMTEGEARRLALIENVQRADMAPSEEAVAAADIVGDLKGDRDEAARQLGWPRSTLDRRLALMNCSPAVLDALNTRSIQLGHAELLATLTKEKQDLFLPIILQEKKTVADLKKAIEQAACNLKDAIFDKSECATCAHNSELQSVMFSEAISSGSCTNPTCYKGKTETQLEGISYGLKDEYPVIRIVRAGDNHTRVQLQVEGPTGVGAEQAKACHGCQNFGAAVSGLPDSLGKVFRGQCFDPSCNAKKVAARIKAERAEAPSTVKGPKAAPAKEGADKGGKAEHAATSIAESDKVKTYRQGVWRKALRREVAANEATANHYLLALSLSGHARTITSDKMGTLFERIADETSSPTDLSKNLISVAGLATDKRLNLTISLALAAIEGIDVPVLTSLCKYHALDLTKHWNLQKSKDFLELLTKSELKALADELGMRNALGDRFSKLFNQSKLEVIEALLKVDGFDYTGKVPKVLKF, from the coding sequence ATGCAAGAAAACCAACAGAGCGTCACCGTCAAACTCGGCCAAATCCGGCCGGGCAAGAACCCCCGGAAGTACTTCGATCCCGCGAAAATGGCGGAGATCACGGAGTCCATCCGTGAGGATGGCGTAATTCAACCTGTACTGGTGCGCCCTCTTGAGGACGGCACCTACGAACTGGTCGCTGGCGAGCGCCGGTACCGTGGGGCGAAAGCTGCCTGCGGTGACGATTACGACATGCCCGTTGTCATCCGTGAGATGACGGAAGGGGAAGCGCGCCGGCTGGCGCTCATCGAGAACGTTCAGCGCGCCGACATGGCGCCGTCTGAAGAAGCCGTTGCGGCCGCGGACATCGTTGGGGACCTGAAAGGTGACCGCGATGAAGCTGCCCGCCAACTCGGCTGGCCGCGATCGACCCTCGACCGCCGGCTGGCGCTAATGAACTGCAGTCCTGCGGTGCTGGACGCGCTGAACACGCGTTCCATCCAGCTTGGGCATGCCGAGCTGCTTGCGACCCTGACGAAGGAAAAGCAGGACCTGTTCTTGCCGATCATTCTGCAAGAGAAAAAGACGGTGGCGGACCTCAAGAAGGCCATCGAACAAGCTGCCTGCAACCTGAAGGACGCGATCTTCGACAAGAGCGAGTGTGCGACATGCGCGCACAACTCGGAATTGCAGTCGGTGATGTTTTCCGAGGCGATTTCCTCCGGTAGCTGTACCAACCCGACCTGCTACAAGGGCAAGACCGAGACGCAGCTGGAAGGTATCTCGTACGGCCTGAAGGACGAATACCCGGTTATCCGTATCGTCCGCGCTGGCGACAACCACACGCGCGTGCAATTGCAGGTGGAGGGACCGACGGGAGTCGGTGCCGAACAGGCGAAAGCATGTCACGGCTGCCAGAATTTCGGCGCCGCGGTGAGTGGTCTGCCGGACAGCCTGGGCAAGGTCTTCCGTGGTCAGTGTTTTGATCCGTCCTGCAATGCCAAGAAGGTTGCAGCGAGGATCAAGGCCGAGCGCGCTGAAGCGCCGTCTACTGTTAAGGGCCCCAAAGCCGCGCCGGCCAAGGAGGGCGCGGACAAGGGCGGAAAGGCCGAACACGCGGCCACGTCGATTGCCGAGTCGGACAAGGTGAAGACCTACCGACAAGGGGTGTGGCGCAAGGCGCTACGCCGGGAGGTGGCGGCCAACGAAGCAACGGCCAACCACTATCTCCTCGCACTTTCGCTGTCCGGTCATGCACGCACCATCACCAGCGACAAGATGGGGACGCTCTTTGAACGGATCGCGGACGAGACCAGCTCTCCCACCGATCTCTCGAAGAACCTTATCTCTGTGGCCGGCCTGGCTACTGACAAGCGGCTCAATCTGACGATCTCGCTCGCGCTTGCCGCGATCGAAGGAATCGATGTGCCTGTCTTGACGTCGCTCTGCAAGTACCACGCGCTCGACCTGACCAAGCACTGGAACCTTCAGAAATCCAAGGATTTTCTGGAACTCCTGACCAAATCGGAGTTGAAGGCTCTCGCCGACGAGCTGGGCATGCGCAACGCGCTCGGCGATCGCTTTTCCAAGCTGTTCAACCAATCGAAGCTCGAAGTCATTGAGGCCCTCCTCAAGGTAGACGGGTTTGACTACACGGGCAAGGTGCCCAAGGTCTTGAAGTTCTGA
- a CDS encoding PRTRC system protein B produces MAKILTASRSHDVALQGAILLYGPAEGQFTYSTAHRITHEAGTRKPAIGPGVPLNRRALIHAVTQVALSALPKGEFLTPNVLSVSTRAVTWWCPPAIRRVFFQCKELGTRSAVVPHPGLVFQAANDGFSVFALMEDVRPTPESMLHEPPYFNTWDVGRICIGSAQVPKQIDVASIAGWEEAFFSSAFTHPNRGAQRVKFERGVYAFWKEMLDGNFAEYPKEVLIPLKKSLGDLIAGKVGG; encoded by the coding sequence ATGGCCAAGATCTTGACCGCCAGTCGGTCTCATGACGTGGCCCTGCAAGGGGCCATTTTGCTGTATGGGCCGGCCGAGGGGCAGTTCACATACTCGACGGCACACCGCATCACTCACGAGGCGGGGACTCGAAAGCCTGCAATCGGCCCGGGTGTTCCGCTCAATCGGCGAGCACTCATTCACGCTGTGACCCAGGTTGCTTTGTCAGCGTTGCCGAAGGGCGAGTTCCTGACGCCGAACGTACTGTCCGTGAGCACGCGCGCCGTAACGTGGTGGTGCCCGCCGGCGATTCGCCGGGTGTTCTTTCAATGCAAAGAATTGGGTACGCGCAGTGCGGTAGTGCCGCACCCGGGCTTGGTGTTCCAGGCGGCCAATGACGGGTTCAGCGTGTTTGCCTTGATGGAGGACGTCAGGCCGACGCCGGAATCCATGCTGCACGAGCCGCCGTACTTCAATACGTGGGACGTGGGAAGGATTTGCATCGGCTCTGCGCAGGTTCCGAAGCAGATCGATGTCGCTTCGATTGCCGGTTGGGAAGAAGCCTTCTTCTCGTCGGCCTTCACGCATCCAAACCGCGGCGCCCAACGCGTCAAGTTCGAAAGAGGTGTGTACGCCTTCTGGAAGGAGATGCTCGATGGCAACTTTGCCGAGTACCCGAAGGAAGTGCTCATTCCGTTGAAGAAATCGCTCGGTGATCTCATCGCCGGCAAAGTTGGAGGTTGA
- a CDS encoding Lar family restriction alleviation protein: MFDDLIGCGHCGGRARFFAGRKEAVIVCTQCGIGTPPVQIGTSKEAAYDELALIWNRRVEYRPTDQHELASIARRQLTPVDIPMLLDAIARNAMDWETRGPIFAAMAAQLSRPASPAAAEVPMATVLEDAGRYRKLVRLAKVIYVDGRPWIRFEPLDAFDAELVEGEENAFARMDVFVARAVDALEPQLD, from the coding sequence ATGTTTGACGATCTGATCGGCTGTGGTCACTGCGGCGGACGGGCCAGGTTCTTCGCTGGCCGAAAGGAGGCCGTCATTGTGTGTACACAGTGCGGCATTGGCACGCCGCCCGTGCAAATCGGAACCTCCAAAGAAGCGGCCTACGACGAGCTGGCTTTGATCTGGAACCGACGCGTCGAGTATCGCCCAACCGATCAACACGAGCTGGCCTCGATCGCGCGTCGCCAATTGACGCCGGTGGACATCCCAATGCTGCTGGACGCGATCGCCCGCAATGCCATGGATTGGGAAACCCGCGGACCGATATTCGCGGCAATGGCCGCCCAGCTCAGCAGGCCCGCTTCCCCCGCCGCCGCGGAAGTACCAATGGCCACCGTCCTTGAAGACGCCGGCCGGTATCGCAAGCTCGTGCGATTGGCCAAGGTCATCTACGTCGATGGCCGTCCCTGGATCCGCTTCGAACCACTCGACGCGTTCGACGCCGAACTGGTTGAAGGCGAAGAAAATGCCTTCGCGCGCATGGACGTATTCGTCGCGCGTGCGGTGGATGCCCTGGAGCCTCAGCTCGACTAG
- a CDS encoding PRTRC system ThiF family protein — MTHSIPRAMTERAWRIAVVGAGGTGSAVIPSLARLHHAMLELGHPGGIDCVVYDDDTVSESNVGRQGFYPADVGRHKAALLVNRLNVLMGTNWQAEVQRINANDRFCCDLVVGCVDTRAARKAILKAMQRGTGGYYLDCGNETDRGQVILGQVRGRAEHRLPHVGDLFPELIDPKRDAKDTAPSCSMEDALRKQSLVINQAIAVQAFNLLWTLFRTGTLQYSGVFVNLEAGRTSPLPVDPEAWARFGYVPSMRKAQKPPRIAA, encoded by the coding sequence ATGACGCATAGCATCCCTCGCGCGATGACAGAGCGGGCATGGCGCATTGCTGTAGTAGGCGCCGGCGGAACGGGGAGTGCGGTTATCCCAAGTCTGGCGCGGCTCCATCACGCCATGCTCGAACTTGGCCATCCCGGTGGTATCGACTGTGTCGTCTATGACGATGACACGGTCAGTGAGAGCAACGTCGGCCGCCAGGGCTTCTATCCAGCGGATGTCGGTCGGCACAAGGCTGCTCTTCTGGTCAATCGGTTGAATGTGCTCATGGGCACCAACTGGCAGGCGGAAGTGCAGCGTATCAATGCCAATGATCGGTTCTGCTGTGATTTGGTCGTTGGATGTGTGGATACGAGGGCGGCGCGAAAGGCCATCCTCAAGGCCATGCAACGCGGCACGGGCGGCTACTATCTCGATTGCGGCAATGAGACCGATCGTGGTCAAGTCATCCTTGGCCAAGTTCGCGGCCGGGCTGAACATCGCCTACCTCACGTCGGCGACCTGTTTCCTGAGCTGATTGATCCGAAGCGCGATGCAAAGGACACGGCGCCGTCTTGTTCGATGGAGGATGCGCTGCGCAAGCAGTCGCTGGTCATCAACCAGGCGATTGCAGTGCAAGCCTTCAATTTGCTTTGGACATTGTTCCGCACCGGGACGCTGCAGTACAGCGGTGTGTTTGTAAATCTCGAAGCGGGGCGCACGAGTCCGCTCCCGGTAGACCCGGAGGCATGGGCGCGATTCGGGTACGTGCCGAGTATGCGCAAGGCGCAGAAGCCGCCGCGAATTGCTGCTTGA
- a CDS encoding 3'-5' exonuclease, with protein sequence MQPTEEQTAVVDASLDGEPLKVDARAGAGKTSTLGLVSTAKGRARGVYLAFNRLIAEEAKRKFPLSVRCGTVNSQAYRSVSADITRKLRNPLEPNYLLAERFGLQPIKVPTTIGKNLELTSAKLGRMVRDGLARFCGSAKPTPLDWHIPVDPLITEQAAEALRHALLPSVVKLWEESQNPQSPGAISHDVYVKLWQLSRPTIPADYILFDESQDANGLMLSVLRRQSAQVIYVGDPYQQIYEWRGAVNAMDHIKAQKRALTLSFRFGEPIAALATRILRTMDEEVPVRGQASIASRIHKDISPSELKVNAVLCRKNATVLSYVADGLQRGEKVAIRANIRDIMAFLDGAERLMCGQRTDYPTALSLFANWSEVQDYADSFAGRDLKPFVKLIDDEGIPYVRQLLSTVSPESEADYVVSTIHQVKGLEYDSVRIAGDFRFKTDDDGKYTMDTEEKRLLYVALTRAKRNLDITAIQVDMHRMFRDAGV encoded by the coding sequence ATGCAGCCTACCGAAGAGCAAACCGCTGTCGTTGATGCGTCCTTGGATGGCGAACCGTTGAAGGTTGACGCTCGTGCGGGCGCCGGCAAGACCTCCACCCTAGGCCTCGTCTCGACCGCCAAAGGGCGGGCTCGTGGTGTCTATTTGGCCTTCAATCGCCTCATTGCGGAGGAGGCCAAGCGCAAGTTCCCTTTGTCCGTGCGGTGCGGAACGGTCAACTCCCAGGCATACAGATCCGTATCGGCCGACATCACCCGGAAGCTCCGTAATCCGTTGGAGCCCAACTACCTCCTCGCAGAGCGATTCGGCCTACAGCCTATCAAGGTCCCGACAACGATCGGGAAGAACCTTGAACTGACCTCCGCCAAGCTTGGCCGGATGGTGCGAGACGGCTTGGCCAGGTTCTGTGGCTCTGCCAAGCCGACGCCGCTCGATTGGCACATCCCGGTCGATCCGCTGATCACCGAGCAAGCGGCTGAAGCGCTACGCCATGCGCTGCTGCCTTCGGTCGTCAAGCTCTGGGAGGAATCACAAAACCCCCAATCCCCGGGCGCTATCTCCCACGACGTGTACGTCAAGCTGTGGCAGTTGAGCCGGCCGACCATCCCTGCCGACTACATCCTATTCGATGAGTCGCAAGACGCAAACGGCCTGATGCTTTCGGTGCTTCGACGCCAATCGGCCCAGGTGATCTATGTCGGCGACCCGTACCAACAGATCTACGAGTGGCGCGGTGCCGTCAACGCGATGGACCACATCAAGGCGCAGAAGCGTGCGCTGACGCTGTCCTTCCGCTTTGGCGAGCCGATCGCTGCGCTGGCGACCCGCATCCTGCGCACGATGGACGAGGAAGTGCCCGTCAGGGGCCAGGCCAGCATTGCATCGCGTATCCACAAGGACATCTCGCCGAGCGAGCTGAAGGTCAACGCCGTGCTTTGCCGCAAGAATGCAACGGTGCTGTCCTATGTCGCCGATGGTCTCCAACGCGGCGAAAAGGTCGCGATCCGCGCCAATATCCGCGACATCATGGCCTTCCTGGACGGCGCCGAACGGCTGATGTGCGGCCAGCGGACCGACTATCCGACCGCGCTATCCCTGTTCGCCAACTGGTCGGAGGTGCAGGACTACGCCGACTCGTTTGCCGGGCGAGACCTGAAGCCGTTCGTCAAGCTGATCGACGATGAAGGCATCCCCTACGTCCGCCAGCTGCTTAGCACTGTCAGCCCAGAGTCCGAAGCCGATTACGTGGTCTCGACCATCCATCAGGTCAAGGGCCTTGAGTACGACTCGGTCCGCATTGCCGGCGACTTCAGGTTCAAGACGGACGACGACGGCAAGTACACGATGGACACGGAAGAGAAGCGCCTCCTCTATGTCGCACTCACGCGCGCCAAGCGCAACCTGGACATCACTGCCATCCAAGTTGACATGCACAGAATGTTCCGGGATGCCGGGGTGTAA